gaactatcaactcggatagctggtccctctgttgggtcaacattcggcagactctctttatcccattcattttctttattcagcaacctttcatagtggcatctccaaacctctctctttgcatctgtggtaagtcattctctcaaagtggtaaTCTAAGAAGGCACAGACgtgttcatactggggaaaagccgcatcagtgtgatatctgtggtaaatcattttcttgaaGTGCTGACgtacctaaacacaaacgtactcatacaggagagaaaccatatcagtgtgatatctgtggtaaatcattttctcgaagtgctgacttacctaaacacaaacgtactcatacaggagagaaaccatatcagtgtgatatctgtggtaaatcattttctgaaaatagcacTTTACTCtcacacaaatttattcatactggggaaaagccgcatcagtgtgatatctgtggtaaatcattttcctcAAATAGCAAtttaactcatcacaaatttattcatactggggaaaagcatATCAgtttgatatctgtggtaaatcatttcctCAAAGTGCTGACTTACCTAAACACAAGACGTTCATACAGAAGAAACcaatcagtgtgatatctgtggtaaatcatactcTACCAGTGGTgaattaaataaacacaaacttattcatacaggagagaagcaaaccattgtgatatctgtggtaaatcattcactagaAATAGTAATTTGACTactcatatacgtattcatactggggaaaaaccatatcagtgtgatatctgtggtaaatcattttcccagCATTCTACTTTAAAcgggcacaaacgtattcatacaggtgagaagccatatcattgtgatatctgtggtaaatcatctCTCACGGTAGTGACCTGCCTAATCACaatcgtattcatactggggaaaaaccatatcattgtgatatctgtggtaaatcattctcttgtagTAGTCATTTGTCTggtcacaaacgtatacatactcgggaaaaaaccatatcactgtgatatctgtggtaagtcattttctgataatagcaatttaatcagtcacaaacgtattcatacaggtgaaaaaccatatcattgtgatatttgtggtgagtcattctctcaaaaatgtcACTTAAGTACACATTTAAGTATTCATACACAGGTGTAAtcgtatcaatatcaaaatttgttacaacccggcaggacaagtgagaccacaacccatggcctctacctggaatgtagccagtccacttatgcatacctttccttcttgggacacaaaactctacttgtgaagacttgttgaggcaagtgagaatcagaatcaaaatcaaaatcaaccaacatcaatggaaattgcagctgtgataccaatgctggtggcatgtaaaaagcaccatccgatcgtggccattgccagtctcgcctggcccccgtgctggtggcacataaaaagcaccatccgaccgtagctgtttgccagccccgtgTGGCACCTGTGTccggtggcacgtacaaagcacccactacactcacggagtggttggcgttaggaagggcatccagctgtagaaacattgccagatcagactctgccaggtgcagccttctggcttcccagaccccagttgaaccgtccaacccatgctagcatggaaagcggacgctaaatgatgatgatgacaagaattatgaatattttgtctgctaaaagacagggttcattcctcttcaagcttgacattatcaacttcagtttcttggatgtcaacatgaaattcatgaatcacaacttcaatatcatttatatatctaaatatatcaacacagagatgactttggtttctgaagaggattgtgctggatttttgaggaatttgttatgagagaataaaggaatgggaataaggaataaaagttttaagtgacattgattttgtctttgttgtgttttcatcatcatcatccttcttcttctcctcctcatcctccttcttcttcttctcctcctaatcctccttctttttctttttcttcttcttcttctccttctttttgtttttctcttcttcttctcctcctcctccttcttcttctcctcctccttcttcttcttcttcttcttcttcttcttcttcttcttcttcttcttcttttcttcttcttcagtgtCCATTTCCTTTGCATGCCTGGGTGGGAAATTGTGAcctgagctggcaagccagagtgctGCTCTAGGTTCCACTCAGATTTTGCTTGCTTTCTTTGGCTGTATGCCCTTAGGACGTCCATTgcggtgaaaaacattctgtgccttatgaatatgtccctcgtttaagaaacagattgggtttatttacatttgtgaagaaaaaaagatagcctTCCCCCCCACCCttaaacctaaaacagattgaaatgtaatagatcgatactagggtaataattatgggtgaaaatttcaacaaatcaatgacgtctattgaggtgaaaacattctgtgcataatgaatatgtccctcgtttaagaaacatattgggtttatttacatttgtgaaggaaaaagataccctcctccccacccctaaccctaaaacagattgaaatgcaatagatcgatactagggtcataattatgggtgacaatttcatatgacactgcaagaaaaaactgccgttcaaaccgaaaagatccgaatgtgTGAGTACACTTTATTGAAAGAATcttgtaaaaatttgaaaaccCTTGAAAGTGAAGTTCTTGACAGAAAGGGACAAAGAGGAAACTACAACGAATCCCACCAGTCAGTAGAGCCACCTATAGgtgaactgaaagaagacaaccatgtaaagggaaataacttctgCTACATTTCAACCCTGGTTCAACaattaaattcttaattaaggtgcttaattactgATTCACTGACTCGTTGCTTATTTGTGAATACGGTATTTTGAtaaagatttactttaaggctgtaatagtgataatacaactactactactaataataataatgtgaataatagaattctgtgaacctctttatgttacagtaattatttttcgaagcgGGAACCTGACAACGATTAAGAAAATGTGCTGatagcacgttaaaagcaccaactgatcgtggccgatgccggactcccctggcacctgtgcaggtggaacataaaaagcacccactacacttctggagtggttggcgttaggaagggcatccagctgtagaaacactgccagatcaaacagagacaacttacaaattacaattttctcaagaaagccaagagaaaaaaatgttttattttgacacattctccCAGTAAacgaaattttaaagtgtttagttaactagaaattgtgttgaaaactgccgttcaaaaggaaaagatccctcaaCAAAGCTATTGACGAACGAAATattgtgaagcattttgtctggcgtgctagtGACCCTGCCAGTAAATAATGGGATTATGTGAACCCTTCAATGTTAAAGTAATCATATAGAAGtgaaaacggatcttttcggtttgaacggcagttttttctagtggtgccatatgaaattgtcacccataattacgaccctggtatcaatctattgcatttcaatctgttttaggggaagggtatatattttttttcacaaatataaataaaccaaatctgtttcttaaacgagggacatattcatacggcacagaatgttttttttttaccctcaataaacgtcagtgattggttgaattgcagaaattgaagaaaaaaacaacaacaaatatcttacaaaccgttgaattttctcaataagcaagagaaaaaatgttttataaacacattctaccagtatacgaagtttaaaagtgtttagttacgtggaaattattttaaaaactgccggtcaaaccgaaaagattcccgAAAGGTATCCAAGCATTGTTCTTTAGATGAGAGAGAAGTTGAAGGAAGGACAATGATTGGACAGGAGAGAAAATGACGTCAGAAAACGGATCGGAAGTGCAACGGCCTGACGTCACATCAGGAAGATATAAGTCAAAGATGCCTTCTTTCTTTCGGTGTCTGCGACGGGGTCCAGTTCGTGCGCTGGAAACGGTCGTAGATtagaatatgtgagtgtatatattctatattacctTCAAGGTAAAATCGTTGACAGAATGGGACAAAGAAGACACCAGAACGAAACGAACCAGTCATAGAAATTTGAAGAACTGTAAccatataaagggatataactttccttaattaattaattaaggtgcttaattaacGATCACTGACTCGTTGTTTGtatctgaatacggtaagttgacaaagatttattttaaggctgtaatgatgatgataataccaataataataaggtactactagcgaacagtgatCCCGGTGCGAGCACTCGCGTATCCGCGcttgctagtcgtaagtagtcgatcctacaatttttaaaactaagtaaatacattatttttgtaaacgaactaaggttagggttaaaaagtcgtaggatcgactacttacgactagctagcacggatgcgtgagtgcgcgcaccgggccactgttcgctagtagtaccgcgcACCTCTCCAAGATAATGACGCTTACTTGTGAGAAAAAGTTAGGAATGGAAATATATCCAGATACATAAAGTATGGAGAAATTATAAAGAttgatctattttttaaatattttatactaaaaaataaaatacggggaacgggcactcgcgaatataaacaacATACAAGGGTGTAAGAGTTAGCAGTTCCTTTCTAAGCTTGGATTCGGaatcgaatccaagaatcatcggtcgtcAAATACCAATGCATGTATAGGCGCGAAATTAAGAATCCCTTTGTTCTGACAGAAactgattgatcatctccctttgacctccgACCCGAGCAATGTCAGGACAAAGGGATTCTTAATTTCGCGCCTATACATGCATTGGTATTTgacgaccgatgattcttggactcgatttcgaatccaagcttagagaaggaagtgctaactcttacaagggtactatttaagaagagaggTCCCGGTGCGTGCATCTGcagtagctagtcgtgactagtcgatccttactttgtatttttgttttatttactttgttttagaaaaattattttctttgtttgaaaaaatgagcgtaacttcggtataggtaccggaagtaccagATACGTTTCAAGAAAgtgtcttttttttctatatatatggggggttgtGGTTAAGGTttgtgttaggggtgggagaaaagggtttctgttatcttcagaaatgtaaacaaagccactcacggtacctataccgaaggatcgccaaaaaattatttattttgtgtgaaaacaattatttattttgtgttttatttactttgctaggtagtcgttgtaggatcgactagtcacgactaactaGCGCAAGTGCGctcaccgggaccactctttttaAATAGTACCAGAGAAAATTAGAacgattaatctattttttaactattttatactaaaaaataaaatacgcagaacgggcactcgcgaatataaacaaacatgtatgtacgtatacgtatgtatttatgcatatatatgtattattatgtatacatatatgtgtgtgtgtaagggtgaaagaaattgaatattaattaataacatcaatttcgtatggattttggcgtttggttcagcaaattatgtttttgatatactctaccaccgatgattcgaaaatgatttgtaagtaaaattacacaatctattaacgatgaaacaattgtatagagttaatccattttttcgttatttttcatttgtcctgcccgcttacattcttggcgtgttgaattaatgcttgagaacaattctttagtggtggattccctttgccgatctatttctagcgttagagtgaccatatgtggtccctctcttaatacttgtatgtatatatatatatatatatatatatatatgtgtgtgtgtgtgtgtatacaaatatatttgcagtGAATCTTGCACGCATGAAGTAGATTGGATCCATCCttgccaaaattttaattaaccCTTCACCAAAATTTTTCCAATGGCAGAGCAATAGAGAAATCTCTATACAGAATGTTGTAAAAGTTTCAAtgcctcaatggattctgacccctgcaacatagacattaaatggacgacagtgttgatgttgtaagatttgcaatcttgaattactatgtcgtttaaatgattctctttatctcactgctgcttctttttttttctatttcagaatataacatcctgttgatatgaaagaaattactcattcagatgtgcctctgatattttatcagctcccatcaaccaaaggaagatgatatatttataaggagcattcatcaatacatcaaactcatcttataaaggaaatctgtgaaaaacaaccaaaatatttcttctggacgatggaattaacagcaacaatttgaagtctttgctgtctggaatatagaggagatgattgatttacaggttaattaagcttggataACTTTACAAAGGGGTTGACAATTGTCACCTCTtgatttagatattaagcaaaatctcagatgaaagaagcatagcattaattattctctgaaaatagcaacacaaatatattcatagaaatgaatttttttcctatttcataatatcataccatgttgatttaaaagaaatttcttcattaaGATGTGTGTCTGATGTTTTGATTGACTTTCATCattaaaggaagaccatatattcataaggcacattcaTCAAAAGATCagcttctttatataaataaaatcttgcGCCGAAcgatggggaaatatttcttctggatgatggaattaagagcaacattttttttgccatctggcatgtagagatgatgatgaccCTACAGGTTAAGTTTGAGTAACTTTACAAAAGATTAACCAACTTATATCTTCtgttttagatattaagcaagatCACCAATGAAAGTAACATAACATTTAATCATTCTCTGATGCATttgaacacaaacattcatagaaatgaaacagATCTAGCATTGTGATATGTATAACGAAATTATTCtctcataatgaataattcaactaaagcaaaaatctctgataaaagagagaagccatatcagtgtgatatctgggTATAACTCATTCTCTAAAAGTGGTAATCTAAGTAGGCACAtacgtgttcatactggagacAAACTTATAATGTGATATGTGTGTAAACATCATTCTCTCAATTGTACATTGACCCACACAAACGTGGTCATACAGGAGACACCAATACTGATGGTCCATCAGTGATCACATCTCGGAGCTTATTTAACTGAACACaagtactcatacaggagagaaccaTCAttgtgtgatatctgtagtaatcattctctcaaagagtcACTGACTCAACACAAACGtggtcatacaggagagaaaccatatcagtgtgatatctgtagtaaatcattttctgacaaAAGCTCTTAACTAATCTCACaatttattcatactggggaaaagccgcatcagtgtgacatctgtggtaaatcatttctcGAAGTGCTGACTTACCTAAACACAAAACGTACTCATACTCAGGTACAGGAAAAAACCATatcatgtgatatctgtggtaagtcattctctcaaagttgtaACATCTAAGGCACAGAcagtgttcatacaggagagaaaccatatcagtgtgatatctgtggtaaatcattttctgacaaTAGCACTTTGACacatcacaaatttattcatactggggaaagccgcatcagtgtgatatctgtggtaaatcattctctcaaattaGTCACTTGACTCAACACAACACAAGGTCATACAGTGAGAGAAACACATAGTCAGTgatgatatctgtggtaaatcatatcAGAgttgatatctgtggtaaacatTTTCTCGAAGACTGATTTACTCACAcagacgtactcatacaggagaaaccatatcagtgtgatatctgtggtaaatcattttctgacaaAAGCTCTTTACTCTTCACAAATTATATTCATACTGGGGGAAAGccgcatcagtgtgatatctgtggtaaatcattctgtcaaATTAGTCACTTGACTCAACACAAACGTggtcatacaggagaaaaaccatatcagtgtgatatctgtggtaaatcattttctcgaagtgcTGATTAActgaacacaacacaacacacactcatacaggagagaaaccatatcagtgtgatatatgtggtaaatcattttctcgaagtgcTGATTTAACtgaacacaaacgtactcatacaggagagaaacccatatcagtgtgatatatgtggtaaatcatttcctGGAAGAGCTGATTtacctagacacaaacgtattcatacaggtgaaaaaccatatcattgtgatatctgtggtaaatcattctccagaAGTAATCATTGTCtggtcacagacgtattcatactggggaaaaaaccatatcattgtgatatctgtggtaaatcattctccagaAGTAATCATTTGTCTgttcacaaacgtatacatactcgGGAAAAAACCATCACTGTGATATCTCTGTAAGTCATTTTCTGATAATAGCAATTTAatcagtcacaaacgtattcatacaggtgaaaaaccataacgttgtgatatttgtggtgagtcattctctcaaaTACGCGCAATTAATTACACATCTGAGTATTCATACACAGGTGTAAtcgtatcaatatcaaaatttattacaacccacccgcaggacaagtgagaccacaacccatggcctctacctgggatgtagccagtccacttatgcataccttatcttcttgtgacacaaaactctacttgtgaagaccttttgaggcaagtgagaatcaaaatcgaaatcaaaatcaaaatcaaccaacatcaatggaaattgcagctgtgataccagtgctggtggcatgtaaaatgcaccatccaatcgtggccgttgccattcccgcctggcacctgtgtccggtggcacgtaaaaagcacccactacactcacggagtggttggcattaggaagggcatccagccgtagaaacattgccagatcagactgggccaggtgcagccttctggcttcccagaccccagttgaaccgtccaacccatgctagcatggaaagttgactctaaatgaggatgatgacaagaattgtgaatattttgtctgctaaaaaacagggtttattcctcttcaagcttgacattatcaacttcagtttcttggatgtcaatatgaaattcatgaatctcgacttcaatatcatttatatatctaaatatatcaacacagagatgactttggtttctgaagaggattgtgctggatttttgaggaatttgttttgagagaataaaggaatgggaataaggaataaaagttttgagtgacattgattttgtttttgttgtgttttcatcatcatcatccttcttcttctcctcctcatcctccttctttttctttttcttcttcatcttctcctcctttttgtttttcttcttcttctcctcctccttcttcttcccctactcctttttcttcttctccttcttcttcttcagtgttCATTTTCTTTGCATGCTTGGGTGGGAAATTGTGAcctgagctggcaagccagagtgctGCTCCAGGTTCCACTCAGATTTTGCTTGCTTTCTTTGGCTGTATGCCCTTAAGACGTCCATTGAGGtagaaaaacattctgtgccttatgaatatgtcccaGAACGTAGTgatagatgaaataccgataagtcttttgctcggcgtgctaatgtttctgccagctcgctgctgtgTGTGACAGCCTCAGCAATTCATGTTACATAGTACCATGACCAGAGCTTcatatgtggtaccagtaccagGGCTTTTTACACAGCACCAACCATAGTAATTTTTCACTTGCAACCACCACCAGAGTTTTTCACATGACATCATTGCCCATGGTTTTTTCATGAGGGATCAACACCAAAGAATTTTATGTGATACCAATTCCTGCGCTTTTtgtgtgacaccatcaccaggcCTTTTCTTGTgtggtactctctctctcttttactcttttacttgtttcagtcatttgactgcgggccatGCGAGCACACCGCCTTTAGAGTcgtagcatatatatgtatatatatatatataggtatatatattcttatatgtagtatagtattatatatgtatataatgtatatatgtatgtatgtatatatgtatatatgtatatatatatatatggtatgtatacatatatatgatatgggtATATCTTATATTCAgttttcccgtctaccaaatccactcacaaggctttggttggcccgaggctatagcagaagacacttgctcatggtgccacgcagtgggactgaacccagaaccatgtggttggtaaacaagctacttaccacacagcccctcctagaccctcaccagtgctttttaagtgggaCCAGCAGCAGTGACTTTTACATGACCTCGGCCCAAAAGCACTTTCCATGGCTCCAGCACTAGCATTTTTTTCCTGACCCCAGCAACTGTAATTTTTGTATCGCTCCAGTACCTTACACGTGGCTCCAGCACcattgcttttcatgtggcaacAGCCCCTATGCATTGTATATGACACTGGTATTTAAGCTTTTTACATGACTCCAGCTCCAGGGTTGTATATTTGGCAACAGGGTCACCAAGGACTGTGCAAGATAAAAACACCCCCAACTGCAAGAAGGTAAAAGCAATAAGGAAAGGATATtactttgtgccagttgagagatttaCAGATCTGttcaggtggcatgtaaaatgcaccaatccgatcatggccgttgccagcctcgcctggcacgtaaaaagcacccactacactcacggagtggttggcgttaggaagggcatccagctgtagaaactctgccagatcagactggagcctggtgcagcctcctggcttcccagatccacggtcgaaccgtccaacccgtgctagcatggaaagcggacattaaccctttcgttactgtatttattttgagatgttctgtgtttctttcaattactttaaatataacaaagaatttaataaaataacttagttagcattaagctggtgttaggaacataaattgtgactaaggtttggcagaagatttgaaatcaaaacttttgaaaacaagacatttgtactacagagccagaggtggtttcagctgggttggtatcaaaagggttaagaattgtttctctatcatatattttaagccttttgttaccattttctgtcgagatgttctgtgtttctttcaattactttaaatataacaaagaatttaataaaataacttagttatcattcagctagtgttaaatgatgatgatgaagagatagCATCTAGATAtagaacaacaacacaaacacaaaatggtaACTTTTGTGTGACTTTTTATTCATAATTCTTTAAAATCCGACCAAAGGCATTTTCAGTAATCAAGTCATCTCGGAGTCAATATTTTTACAGATGATGACACATTTGAGGTTCCCATTAACAGTATTGAAGTTAACAAGGGGAAAAAGAAAGTCTTCGGCAGACAAATTAGTCTtaattactctctctttactcttttacttgtttcagtcattttgactgcggccatgctggagcaccgccattagtcgagcaaatcgaccccgggacttattctttgtaagcccagtacttattctatcggtcttttttacccaaccgctaagtgacggggatgtaaacacaccagcatcggttatcaagcaatgctagggggacaaacacagacacacacatatatatatatatacatatattcgacaggcttctttcagtttccatctaccaaatccactcacaaggctttggttggcctgaggcaatagtagaagacacttgcccaagatgccacgcagtgggactgaacccagaaccttgtggtagGTAAggaagctactcctgcgcctattgttgtaTTTTGACAGTGATAAAGTTACACATGTGGGTGAATACctacatgtgtatggatgtagCTTTTTCAAGAGAATGGTTTAGCACAGATGTCACACTGACCTGGCTTCTCTCCTGCAGAATTGCATTTATGTACATtcattcatcattgtttgaccgtggtcgagacaatggaatttaccatgctacgccagacttcacggtccatcatagcattacggaggtcctgttgctggatgcctgtatccctggagattacatcagggtaggagagtgtgcgccctctggtattgcgaccgtggtcgagacaatggaatttaccatgctacgccagacctcacggtccatcatggcattacggaggtcctgctgctggatgcctgtatccatggagattacattagggtaggagagtgtgcgactctggcattgtgagtagatggcttccagagaagagtagaaattacctccttttcagctctacaacaatgtccagcaaactggactctccaacctttcacaagagatgacacaggtggtagtttcccatatatttgcattttggttggatggcgcttccacgagagattttgagctctcataaggaggcgagtgtaagttccatccaaccgcctctcaagcttctttgataacgtccaggtttctgagctatatagtagaattggttcgactgtggctttgaagatttcaagtttgaagtctctacttaggtttgatgaccagatcttatgcatgttaTGCATAAGATGACTTGCATAAGATTTATGTACACTTAAGTTAGATCTACGAGAGAATGAATCATAGATACCaacttcaaaataaaaatcaaatggggattgtagttaagatacccgtgccggtgacacataaaaagcaccatccgaacgtggcagatgctagtgccgcctgactggcgtccgtgtcggtgacatgtaaaagcaccaaccgatcgtggccgcttgctagcctcctctggcacgtaaaaaacacctactacactcatggagtggttggcgttaggaagggcatccagccatagaaactctgccagatgaagattggagcctggtacagccatc
This genomic window from Octopus sinensis linkage group LG27, ASM634580v1, whole genome shotgun sequence contains:
- the LOC118768086 gene encoding zinc finger protein 22-like is translated as MERDRPTSSRTVNADVPKHKRTHTGEKPYQCDICGKSFSRSADLPKHKRTHTGEKPYQCDICGKSFSENSTLTQHKRGHTGEKPYQCDICSKSFSDKSS